AACCCTGGCGCGTGCTCTTGACACAGGAACGTTCCTGCCTCAGAAATACGAAGCCTCCAGAACGTGTCCCGAGGGGCACGTGTGCCAACGAACCCTCCACGGGAGATCTCATGCTGATCAGCGATCGAATGGCCGCGGCCATCAATGCTCAGATCGGGAACGAATTCGGCGCATTCCTCCAGTATGTGTCGATCGGCGCGCACTTCGGCGCCGAGAGCCTGCCGGGGCTGTCCGCCCATTTTCACAAGCAGGCGATGGAAGAGCGGAGTCATGCCATGAGGTTCGTGAACTTCCTCGTCGATGCCGGTGCCAGGGTTCGCCTTCCGGCGATTCCCGCGCCGAAGTCGGAGTTCCAGACGGCCGAAGAAGCCGTGAAGCTGTCCCTGGAGTGGGAGCTGACGGTGACCCGGCAGATCAACGACCTCGTGGACCTCGCCATCAGCGACAAGGACCATCTCACGAGCAATTTTCTGCAGTGGTTCGTGAACGAGCAGCTGGAAGAGGTTGCGAGCATGGAGACCCTGCTCAGCATCGTGCGCCGGGCCGGGGAGAACGGACTTCTCTTCGTGGAGGACTACCTGTCGAGGCGCGGGGGCATCACCCTTCCGTCGGGCGGGCCCGCGGGGGATTCGGAATAGTGTGACGGGCGGACCGGCCCGGGTGACCCACGGGCTCAGGCGAGTGCAGACATGGTACGAGGGCGGCCCCTCTCGCGAGGGACCGCCCTCCTTGCGTTCCGCCGGTTACGAGCCGCTCAGTTCGGCGTCGTCGGCGCCGCTGCCGTCCCGCCGGTCATTTCCTTGCCATCCGCGTCGCGGTAGGCGATCGCGCCGAGGTTCAGCTTCGTGATCTGCGATTCGATGACGCTCCGGTCGCCCACGGCCACGACGACCATGCGCTCCGGAACGAGGTGCTTCTTGGCCACCCCGAGCACGTCGGACGCCTGCATCGCATCGATCCGCGACGGCAGCGTCTGGAAGTAGTCGATCGGGAGATCGTACATGTAGATCTGGGCGATCGTTCCAGCGGTCGAGGAGGTCGTCTCGAAGTTGGCGGGGAGCGACCGCGTCATCGACTCCTTCGCCATCTTGAGCTCCTCGGGCGTGACGCCCGAATCCTTGATCTTCGTGATTTCCGCCAGGATCTCCTGGATCGAGGCTCCCGTCACGTCCGCGCGCACCGAGGCGCCCGCCATGAGCGGACCCACGCCCCGGTTCTGGCCCACGAACGAGAAGGCTCCGTAGCTGTAGCCCTTGTCCTCGCGGAGGTTCAGGTTGATGCGGCTCGAGAAGAGCCCGCCCAGGACCGTGTTCATGAGGTCCAGCTTCTCGTAGTCCGGGTCGGACCGCTTCACCCCC
This sequence is a window from Candidatus Eisenbacteria bacterium. Protein-coding genes within it:
- a CDS encoding ferritin — encoded protein: MLISDRMAAAINAQIGNEFGAFLQYVSIGAHFGAESLPGLSAHFHKQAMEERSHAMRFVNFLVDAGARVRLPAIPAPKSEFQTAEEAVKLSLEWELTVTRQINDLVDLAISDKDHLTSNFLQWFVNEQLEEVASMETLLSIVRRAGENGLLFVEDYLSRRGGITLPSGGPAGDSE